In Leisingera methylohalidivorans DSM 14336, a single genomic region encodes these proteins:
- the ccoN gene encoding cytochrome-c oxidase, cbb3-type subunit I — translation MSNYIKLIALGLVTLFAMIGSNYARDLAYQVHAIIVMIVAGGLFLYTLRQTNEPEPAVAGLENEYFDSVIRAGAIATAAWGVVGFLAGTFIAFQLAFPALNFEWAQGFANFGRLRPLHTSAVIFAFGGNALIATSFYVVQRTSAARLWGGNLAWFVFWGYQLFIVLAATGYLFGSTQSKEYAEPEWHVDLWLTVVWVAYLAVFLGTIIKRKEPHIYVANWFYLAFIVTVAMLHLVNNMALPVSVWGSKSVIVWPGVQDAMIQWWYGHNAVGFFLTAGFLGMMYYFIPKQAERPVFSYKLSIIHFWALIFLYIWAGPHHLHYTALPDWASTLGMVMSIILWMPSWGGMINGLMTLSGAWDKLRTDPVIRMMVISLGFYGMSTFEGPMMSIRAVNSLSHYTDWTIGHVHSGALGWNGMITFGALYYLVPVLWKRERLYSLSLVSWHFWLATIGIIFYAASMWVTGIMEGLMWREVDANGFLVNSFADTVAAKFWPYIGRALGGVMFLTGSIIMCYNLWMTVRKAPAKEASLTVPVPAE, via the coding sequence ATGTCTAACTATATCAAGCTGATTGCGCTTGGTCTGGTCACGCTGTTTGCGATGATCGGTTCCAATTACGCGCGGGATCTGGCTTACCAGGTGCATGCGATCATCGTGATGATCGTGGCCGGCGGCCTGTTTCTATATACTTTGCGCCAGACCAACGAGCCGGAACCGGCAGTTGCTGGCCTGGAAAATGAGTATTTCGACAGTGTGATCCGCGCTGGTGCAATTGCCACCGCAGCCTGGGGCGTGGTCGGGTTTCTGGCCGGGACCTTCATTGCGTTCCAACTGGCCTTTCCGGCGCTGAATTTCGAGTGGGCGCAAGGGTTTGCCAATTTCGGCCGCCTGCGTCCGCTGCACACCTCGGCAGTGATCTTTGCCTTTGGCGGCAACGCGCTGATCGCGACCTCCTTTTATGTGGTGCAGCGGACTTCGGCGGCGCGGCTGTGGGGCGGCAATCTGGCGTGGTTCGTGTTCTGGGGCTACCAGCTGTTCATCGTGCTGGCGGCAACCGGCTATCTGTTCGGCTCGACCCAGTCCAAGGAATATGCGGAGCCGGAATGGCACGTCGACCTGTGGCTGACCGTGGTCTGGGTGGCCTATCTGGCGGTATTCCTGGGCACCATCATCAAGCGCAAGGAGCCGCATATCTATGTGGCGAACTGGTTCTACCTGGCGTTCATCGTGACCGTGGCGATGCTGCATCTGGTCAACAACATGGCGCTGCCGGTGTCGGTCTGGGGCTCCAAGTCGGTGATCGTCTGGCCGGGCGTGCAGGACGCGATGATCCAGTGGTGGTACGGCCACAACGCCGTGGGCTTTTTCCTGACTGCGGGCTTCCTGGGGATGATGTATTACTTCATCCCGAAACAGGCCGAGCGTCCGGTGTTCAGCTACAAGCTGTCGATCATCCACTTCTGGGCGCTGATCTTCCTCTATATCTGGGCCGGTCCGCACCACCTGCATTACACCGCGCTGCCGGACTGGGCCTCGACCCTGGGCATGGTGATGTCGATCATCCTGTGGATGCCCAGCTGGGGCGGCATGATCAACGGCCTGATGACCCTGTCGGGCGCCTGGGACAAGCTGCGCACCGATCCGGTGATCCGGATGATGGTGATCTCTCTGGGCTTTTACGGCATGTCCACATTCGAGGGTCCGATGATGTCGATCCGCGCAGTGAACTCGCTGTCGCACTACACCGACTGGACCATCGGCCACGTGCACTCCGGGGCGCTGGGCTGGAACGGCATGATCACCTTTGGCGCTCTCTACTATCTGGTGCCGGTGCTGTGGAAGCGGGAACGCTTGTATTCGCTGAGCCTGGTCAGCTGGCACTTCTGGCTCGCCACCATCGGGATCATCTTCTACGCGGCTTCGATGTGGGTGACCGGTATCATGGAAGGCCTGATGTGGCGTGAAGTGGATGCCAACGGCTTCCTGGTGAACTCCTTTGCCGACACCGTGGCAGCGAAGTTCTGGCCCTACATCGGCCGGGCCCTTGGCGGGGTGATGTTCCTCACCGGCTCTATCATCATGTGCTACAACCTGTGGATGACGGTCCGTAAGGCGCCGGCCAAAGAGGCCAGCCTGACGGTTCCGGTTCCGGCTGAATAA
- a CDS encoding class I SAM-dependent methyltransferase — translation MGEEHIGLEQAVAANRLAWDDSARLHQGNALWQELTAGFARTGYSAFDATMTRTLEGLELQGLSGVQAGCNNGRETLSLAAFGAERCLGIDHSAEFLKQAEILKGIARSDCEFLCADIYDLPSGIRCDFDFAVITIGVLNWMPDLDRFFQAVAGLLRPGGRLVIYETHPVLEMFEPTSKQPHLPAYSYFSEAPAVVEQAITYDGSTQSAPPSYWFSYKMSDIVMGLIHAGMDITRFEEYPHSNREAEFDVYQNRQAQLPMSFTMVAGKTAE, via the coding sequence ATGGGTGAAGAACACATAGGATTGGAGCAGGCGGTTGCAGCAAACCGCCTTGCCTGGGACGATTCGGCGCGGCTGCATCAGGGCAATGCTCTGTGGCAGGAACTGACCGCGGGATTTGCCCGGACAGGGTATTCGGCGTTTGACGCAACGATGACCCGGACGCTGGAAGGGCTTGAGCTTCAGGGTCTTTCAGGGGTTCAGGCCGGCTGCAACAATGGACGCGAGACGCTGTCTCTGGCCGCCTTCGGTGCGGAGCGTTGCCTGGGGATAGATCATTCGGCGGAGTTCCTGAAGCAGGCGGAGATCCTGAAAGGCATCGCCCGATCGGATTGTGAATTCCTATGCGCTGATATCTATGACCTGCCATCCGGCATCCGGTGCGATTTTGATTTTGCTGTGATCACCATCGGCGTGCTGAACTGGATGCCCGACCTGGACCGGTTTTTCCAGGCGGTGGCCGGGCTGTTGCGGCCGGGCGGGCGGCTGGTGATTTACGAAACGCACCCGGTGCTGGAGATGTTCGAGCCAACATCGAAACAGCCGCATCTGCCGGCCTATTCCTATTTCAGCGAGGCGCCGGCGGTGGTGGAGCAGGCAATCACCTATGACGGCAGCACACAATCCGCACCGCCGTCTTACTGGTTCAGCTATAAGATGAGCGATATCGTTATGGGGCTGATTCATGCAGGGATGGATATCACCCGGTTCGAGGAATATCCGCATTCCAACCGGGAAGCAGAGTTCGACGTCTACCAGAACCGGCAGGCGCAGCTGCCGATGAGCTTTACAATGGTAGCAGGCAAGACAGCAGAATGA
- the ccoO gene encoding cytochrome-c oxidase, cbb3-type subunit II produces the protein MSILDKHKILETNATLLLIFSFLVVTIGGLVQIAPLFYLENTIEKVEGMRPYTPLELAGRDIYIREGCYVCHSQMIRPMRDEVERYGHYSLAAESMYDRPFQWGSKRTGPDLARVGGRYSDEWHVDHLRNPQAVVPESVMPKYGFLERKRIDGRYIGDVMATNALLGTPYTDAMVEAAQADFRAQADPDSDYDGLLERYGEKVNVRNFDGQPGVSEADALIAYLQMMGTLVDFSTFTPDASR, from the coding sequence ATGTCTATTCTCGACAAACACAAGATCCTCGAGACCAACGCGACCCTGCTGCTGATCTTCAGCTTCCTGGTTGTGACCATCGGAGGCCTGGTGCAGATCGCACCGCTGTTCTACCTGGAAAACACCATCGAGAAGGTGGAGGGCATGCGCCCCTACACCCCGCTGGAGCTGGCCGGCCGCGACATCTACATCCGCGAGGGCTGCTATGTCTGCCACAGCCAGATGATCCGTCCGATGCGGGACGAGGTCGAACGCTACGGCCACTACTCGCTGGCGGCGGAATCGATGTATGACCGGCCGTTCCAGTGGGGGTCCAAGCGGACCGGGCCGGACCTGGCCCGCGTCGGCGGCCGCTACTCGGACGAATGGCATGTGGACCACCTGCGCAACCCGCAGGCGGTGGTGCCGGAATCGGTGATGCCGAAATACGGCTTCCTGGAGCGTAAGCGGATCGATGGGAGATACATCGGCGACGTGATGGCGACCAACGCGCTGCTGGGCACCCCCTACACGGACGCGATGGTCGAGGCCGCGCAGGCCGACTTCCGCGCCCAGGCCGATCCCGACAGCGATTATGACGGGCTGCTGGAGCGTTACGGCGAGAAGGTCAACGTGCGCAACTTCGACGGCCAGCCCGGGGTGTCCGAGGCCGATGCGCTGATCGCCTATCTGCAGATGATGGGCACGCTGGTCGATTTCTCGACCTTCACCCCGGACGCGAGCCGGTAA
- a CDS encoding ABC transporter permease, translating into MALSPLNQRRWHNFCKNRRAFWSLWIFGVLFTLSLFAEFIANDKPILVSYRGELFMPVFNFYPETRFGGDFQTEAIYSDPEVECLIRSGGIENCFDEPGMILEEIAAGTYAGEGFEEGWTLWPPIPYSFNTTVDRPGAAPLPPNGQNLLGTDDTKRDVLARVIYGFRLSILFTLMVTGAASLLGILAGAVQGYFGGLTDLIFQRLIEVWSSVNSLYVIIIMFAILGRSFWLLVFLMILFGWTSLVSVVRAEFLRARNLEYVRAAKALGVGNMTIMFRHMLPNAMVATLTMLPFIITGTIGLLASLDFLGFGLPSSAPSLGELTLQAKQNLEAPWLAFTAFFTFAIMLSLLVFIFEGVRDAFDPRKTFS; encoded by the coding sequence ATGGCGCTTTCCCCCCTGAACCAGCGCCGCTGGCACAATTTCTGCAAGAACCGCCGCGCCTTTTGGTCGCTGTGGATCTTCGGCGTGCTGTTTACACTCTCGCTGTTTGCCGAGTTCATTGCCAACGACAAGCCGATCCTGGTGAGCTACCGCGGCGAACTCTTCATGCCGGTGTTCAATTTCTACCCGGAAACCCGGTTCGGCGGCGACTTCCAGACCGAGGCGATCTACAGCGACCCGGAGGTGGAATGCCTGATCCGCTCCGGTGGCATCGAGAATTGCTTTGACGAGCCCGGAATGATCCTGGAGGAGATTGCCGCAGGCACCTATGCTGGGGAGGGGTTCGAGGAGGGCTGGACCCTCTGGCCGCCGATCCCCTACAGCTTCAACACCACCGTCGACCGTCCCGGCGCGGCGCCGCTGCCGCCCAATGGCCAGAACCTCCTTGGCACCGACGACACCAAACGCGACGTGCTGGCGCGGGTGATCTACGGTTTCCGCCTGTCGATCCTGTTCACCCTGATGGTGACCGGCGCCGCCAGCCTGCTGGGCATTCTGGCCGGCGCGGTGCAGGGGTATTTCGGCGGCCTCACGGACCTGATTTTCCAGCGGCTGATCGAGGTCTGGAGCTCGGTTAACTCGCTTTATGTGATCATCATCATGTTTGCGATCCTGGGCCGCAGTTTCTGGCTGCTGGTGTTTTTGATGATCCTGTTCGGCTGGACCTCGCTGGTCAGCGTTGTGCGGGCGGAATTCCTGCGCGCCCGCAATCTGGAATACGTCCGTGCCGCCAAGGCGCTGGGGGTCGGCAACATGACAATCATGTTCCGCCATATGCTGCCCAATGCAATGGTGGCGACGCTGACCATGCTGCCCTTTATCATTACCGGCACTATCGGCCTGCTGGCCTCGCTCGATTTTCTCGGCTTCGGCCTGCCGTCCTCGGCGCCCTCCCTGGGCGAGCTGACGCTGCAGGCCAAGCAGAACCTGGAGGCGCCCTGGCTTGCCTTCACCGCCTTTTTCACCTTCGCCATCATGCTGTCGCTCTTGGTCTTCATCTTCGAAGGCGTGCGCGATGCCTTCGACCCGAGAAAGACGTTTTCATGA
- the ccoP gene encoding cytochrome-c oxidase, cbb3-type subunit III produces the protein MSKKSQKFEGDPNTTGHEWDGIEEFDNPMPRWWLWTFYATIIWGVLYTVAYPAWPLINGATAGVLGWSTRADVAAEILAVEEANAPVNAKLEAAELTAIAGDAGLNAYAVSAGSAVFKTWCAQCHGSGAAGAKGYPNLLDDDWLWGGSVEEIHATINHGIRNEDSDDARYSEMPAFGRDGLLEKEEISQVVNYVMSLSGAPQDSAQVAAGSVVFAGNCASCHAGDGTGDRSQGAPNLADAIWLYGGDYATLTETVTNARYGVMPAWNTRLTEAEIRAVSSYVHQLGGGE, from the coding sequence ATGAGCAAGAAATCGCAAAAGTTCGAAGGCGATCCGAACACCACCGGCCATGAGTGGGACGGGATCGAGGAATTCGACAACCCGATGCCGCGCTGGTGGCTGTGGACCTTCTATGCCACCATCATCTGGGGGGTGCTTTACACCGTGGCCTATCCGGCCTGGCCGCTGATCAACGGCGCCACTGCCGGGGTGCTGGGCTGGTCGACCCGGGCTGATGTGGCGGCGGAGATCCTGGCGGTGGAAGAGGCCAACGCGCCGGTCAATGCCAAGCTGGAAGCGGCTGAGCTGACTGCCATAGCAGGTGATGCCGGGCTGAACGCCTATGCGGTGTCGGCGGGGTCCGCCGTGTTCAAGACCTGGTGCGCCCAGTGCCACGGCTCGGGTGCGGCGGGTGCCAAGGGCTATCCGAACCTGCTTGATGACGACTGGCTTTGGGGCGGGTCGGTGGAGGAAATCCACGCCACCATCAACCACGGCATCCGCAATGAGGACAGCGACGATGCGCGCTATTCCGAGATGCCTGCCTTCGGCCGTGACGGATTGCTTGAGAAAGAAGAGATCTCCCAGGTGGTGAACTACGTGATGTCGCTGTCGGGCGCGCCGCAGGATTCTGCCCAGGTTGCGGCCGGATCGGTTGTTTTTGCCGGCAACTGCGCCTCCTGCCACGCCGGGGACGGCACCGGCGACCGCAGCCAGGGCGCGCCGAACCTGGCCGATGCGATCTGGCTGTACGGCGGCGATTACGCCACCCTGACCGAGACCGTGACCAATGCGCGCTATGGCGTGATGCCGGCCTGGAACACCCGCCTGACCGAGGCGGAGATCCGCGCGGTATCCTCCTATGTCCATCAGCTGGGCGGCGGCGAGTAA
- a CDS encoding LysR family transcriptional regulator — protein sequence MAVSPPPAKSLPLTALRAFVAAARLGGFDAAAQELGVTPGAVSAQIKSLEDAMQAPLFDRRPKQVALTALGARVLPQFTAAFDQMNAAVRHLREDAQPGTVHIATLPAIAQYWLSPRLPALRAAMPDTEVSITATEEPPNLKRTPYDLCLFYGGDQGTAIEQDVIFPLCAPALAQQLHEPADLQDVPCLSDAVWAQDWDHWLQSSCPGQGLHLRRPQYSLYALAVEQAVNGAGVLIGHRALVAPFDIPASLATGLAAVEPARPRPAQRCGAGGALAG from the coding sequence ATGGCTGTTTCCCCGCCCCCTGCCAAATCCCTGCCCCTGACCGCCCTGCGCGCGTTTGTGGCCGCCGCGCGGCTGGGCGGGTTTGACGCCGCCGCGCAGGAGCTGGGCGTGACCCCCGGCGCGGTTTCGGCCCAGATCAAATCGCTGGAGGACGCAATGCAGGCGCCACTGTTCGACCGCCGCCCGAAACAGGTGGCCCTCACCGCACTGGGCGCGCGGGTGCTGCCGCAGTTCACTGCGGCCTTTGACCAAATGAACGCCGCGGTCCGCCATCTGCGCGAAGACGCGCAGCCCGGCACCGTGCATATCGCCACCCTGCCCGCAATCGCGCAATACTGGCTGTCGCCGCGCCTGCCTGCCCTGCGCGCGGCGATGCCGGACACCGAGGTTTCGATCACCGCAACCGAAGAGCCGCCGAACCTCAAGCGCACGCCTTATGATCTTTGCCTGTTCTATGGCGGCGATCAGGGCACTGCGATCGAACAGGACGTGATCTTTCCGCTCTGCGCCCCTGCGCTGGCGCAGCAGCTGCACGAACCGGCGGACCTGCAAGATGTGCCCTGCCTGTCAGACGCGGTCTGGGCGCAGGATTGGGACCATTGGCTGCAATCCTCCTGCCCCGGGCAGGGGCTGCACCTGAGAAGGCCGCAATACTCGCTCTATGCGCTGGCGGTTGAGCAGGCCGTCAATGGCGCCGGGGTCCTGATCGGGCATCGGGCTCTGGTGGCGCCGTTTGACATCCCGGCCAGCCTTGCCACGGGACTTGCGGCTGTGGAGCCTGCGCGCCCCCGGCCGGCGCAGCGCTGCGGCGCGGGTGGCGCGCTGGCTGGTTGA
- a CDS encoding GlsB/YeaQ/YmgE family stress response membrane protein: protein MQFGSLIGMLIVGALAGWLSGKIMQGRGFGILGNIIVGVVGAFLAGLIFPALGFAAGGGFFWSLIHATIGAVILLFLIGLIRRAG, encoded by the coding sequence ATGCAGTTTGGAAGCTTGATCGGGATGCTGATCGTCGGGGCGCTGGCCGGCTGGCTGTCCGGCAAGATCATGCAAGGGCGCGGTTTTGGCATCCTTGGCAATATCATCGTCGGCGTGGTTGGCGCCTTTCTGGCGGGCCTGATCTTTCCGGCGCTGGGGTTTGCTGCCGGCGGCGGCTTTTTCTGGTCGCTGATCCATGCCACCATCGGTGCGGTGATCCTGCTGTTCCTGATCGGCCTGATCCGCAGGGCCGGCTGA
- a CDS encoding ABC transporter ATP-binding protein, whose product MSSLLEVKDLRVSFRQDGRITEAVRGVSFSVDRGETVALVGESGSGKSVSALSTVSLLGDSARVEGSVTYDGTEMVGADEKHLMNVRGNDISFIFQEPMTSLNPLHTIERQLEESIALHQGLAGRAARARILELMEKVGIRDAESRLNAYPHQLSGGQRQRVMIAMALANKPDILIADEPTTALDVTIQAQILDLLADLKESEGMGLLFITHDLGIVRRIADRVCVMKDGEIVEEGPAAEIFASPQHPYTRKLLAAEPSGTPPPVPAGAKELVTAQNLKVWFPIQKGLLKRTVGHVKAVNPMSLSVQAGETLGIVGESGSGKTTLALAIMRLIASEGAVTFQGQDLRKWSTRDLRRLRKDMQIVFQDPFGSLSPRMTCAQIISEGLEIHKVDQHRKPRELVAEVMREVGLDPAAMDRYPHEFSGGQRQRIAIARAMVLRPKLVVLDEPTSALDMTVQVQIVELLRDLQARYGLAYLFISHDLKVVRAMSHKVVVMNQGDVVETGSAEELFTSPQAEYTRRLLAAAG is encoded by the coding sequence ATGAGTTCTCTTCTTGAAGTCAAAGACCTCCGCGTCTCCTTCCGCCAGGACGGCAGGATCACCGAAGCCGTGCGCGGCGTCTCCTTCTCGGTGGACCGCGGCGAAACCGTGGCGCTGGTGGGCGAATCCGGCTCCGGCAAATCCGTCTCGGCGCTTTCCACGGTCTCGCTGCTGGGCGACAGCGCCAGGGTCGAAGGCTCGGTCACCTATGACGGCACCGAAATGGTCGGCGCCGATGAGAAGCATCTGATGAATGTGCGCGGTAATGACATCAGCTTCATCTTTCAGGAGCCGATGACCTCGCTGAACCCGCTGCACACCATCGAACGGCAGCTGGAAGAATCCATCGCCCTGCACCAGGGGCTGGCAGGCCGCGCGGCGCGGGCGCGCATTCTGGAGCTGATGGAAAAGGTCGGCATCCGCGATGCGGAAAGCCGGCTCAACGCCTATCCGCATCAGCTGTCAGGGGGGCAGCGGCAGCGGGTGATGATCGCCATGGCGCTGGCCAACAAACCCGACATCCTGATCGCGGATGAGCCGACAACGGCGCTGGATGTGACCATCCAGGCGCAGATCCTCGACCTTCTGGCGGATCTCAAGGAAAGCGAAGGCATGGGGTTGCTGTTCATCACCCATGACCTCGGCATCGTGCGCCGCATTGCCGACCGGGTCTGCGTGATGAAAGACGGCGAAATTGTCGAGGAAGGCCCGGCGGCAGAGATCTTTGCCAGCCCGCAGCACCCCTACACCCGGAAACTGCTGGCGGCTGAGCCGTCGGGAACGCCGCCGCCGGTGCCCGCGGGCGCCAAAGAACTGGTGACGGCGCAGAACCTGAAAGTCTGGTTCCCGATCCAGAAGGGCCTGCTGAAACGCACAGTGGGCCATGTGAAGGCGGTGAACCCGATGTCTCTCTCGGTGCAGGCCGGCGAAACCCTTGGCATTGTCGGTGAAAGCGGCTCCGGCAAGACCACGCTGGCGCTGGCCATCATGCGGCTGATCGCGTCCGAGGGCGCGGTGACCTTTCAGGGCCAGGATCTGCGCAAATGGTCCACCCGCGACTTGCGCCGTCTGCGCAAGGACATGCAGATCGTGTTCCAGGACCCCTTCGGCTCGCTCAGCCCGCGGATGACCTGCGCCCAGATCATTTCCGAGGGGCTGGAAATCCATAAGGTCGATCAGCACCGCAAGCCGCGCGAACTGGTGGCCGAGGTGATGCGGGAGGTCGGCCTGGATCCGGCCGCAATGGACCGCTACCCGCATGAGTTCTCCGGCGGCCAGCGCCAGCGCATTGCCATCGCCCGCGCAATGGTGCTGCGCCCCAAGCTGGTGGTGCTGGACGAGCCGACCTCGGCGTTGGACATGACGGTGCAGGTGCAGATCGTCGAGCTGCTGCGCGATCTGCAGGCGCGCTACGGGCTGGCCTATCTGTTCATCAGCCACGATTTGAAGGTGGTGCGGGCGATGTCGCACAAGGTGGTGGTGATGAACCAGGGCGACGTGGTCGAGACCGGATCGGCCGAGGAATTGTTCACCAGCCCGCAGGCAGAGTACACCCGCAGGCTGCTGGCGGCGGCGGGTTAA
- a CDS encoding universal stress protein yields MSYKSLLTILTATETAAAPLAQITALAEDFGAHADAFCLGVDRTQTGYYYAGANALVLQETLVRAQEEAEQVKAQAEAALQQAGVPYGTDSGVAQIADLGRHVARQARFSDLVVLGKPYGPGTRAEAEPIVEAALFEGRAPVLVVPAEAAPMRRPKTVLVAWNESIEAMTAIRRAMPFLTGADLVRIAVIDPPQHGPERSDPGGLLAQMLSRHGATCEIDVLSKTLTRVSDVLIRYAADTDADLIVMGAYGHSRFREAILGGATRNMLEQATVPVLMAH; encoded by the coding sequence ATGTCCTACAAGTCCTTGCTTACCATTCTCACAGCTACAGAAACGGCAGCGGCGCCTTTGGCGCAGATTACGGCCCTGGCCGAAGACTTCGGCGCCCATGCCGATGCGTTCTGCCTTGGTGTCGACCGCACTCAGACAGGATACTATTACGCAGGCGCCAATGCCTTGGTGCTGCAGGAAACCCTGGTCCGCGCCCAGGAAGAAGCTGAACAGGTTAAGGCCCAGGCAGAAGCGGCACTGCAGCAGGCAGGGGTGCCCTATGGCACCGACAGCGGCGTGGCGCAGATCGCGGACCTCGGCCGCCATGTGGCGCGCCAGGCCCGGTTTTCCGATCTGGTGGTGCTCGGCAAGCCTTATGGCCCGGGCACGCGCGCCGAGGCCGAACCGATTGTCGAAGCCGCCCTGTTCGAAGGCCGCGCCCCGGTGCTGGTGGTGCCCGCCGAAGCCGCGCCGATGCGGCGGCCCAAAACTGTTCTGGTGGCCTGGAACGAAAGCATCGAGGCGATGACCGCGATCCGCAGGGCGATGCCGTTCCTGACCGGCGCCGATCTGGTGCGCATCGCCGTGATCGACCCGCCGCAGCACGGGCCGGAACGCTCCGACCCCGGCGGCCTGCTGGCGCAGATGCTGTCCCGTCACGGGGCCACGTGCGAAATCGATGTGCTCAGCAAGACGCTGACCCGGGTGTCGGACGTGCTGATCCGCTATGCGGCAGACACCGACGCCGATCTGATCGTGATGGGCGCCTACGGCCATTCCCGCTTCCGCGAAGCGATCCTTGGCGGTGCCACCCGCAACATGCTGGAGCAGGCCACGGTGCCGGTGCTGATGGCGCATTGA
- a CDS encoding CcoQ/FixQ family Cbb3-type cytochrome c oxidase assembly chaperone → MEFYTLLRQFADSWMLLFLFTFFIGVVVWAFRPGSTKVYKDTADIPFRHDDAPAPREDAAKPAGTKEARA, encoded by the coding sequence ATGGAATTCTATACGCTCCTCAGGCAATTCGCGGACAGCTGGATGCTGCTGTTCCTGTTCACCTTCTTCATCGGCGTTGTGGTCTGGGCGTTCCGCCCGGGCAGCACCAAGGTCTACAAGGACACCGCCGACATCCCGTTCCGGCATGACGATGCACCGGCGCCCCGGGAAGATGCAGCCAAACCCGCCGGGACCAAGGAGGCGAGGGCATGA
- a CDS encoding DUF2270 domain-containing protein, whose amino-acid sequence MATAKTEQTAAENRAPLTSAEIGALAHLYRGEIYRSTVWRTRLDTTTNWSVVTLGVALSISFSSPNASPLPLILVGVLIIFFLMLEARRYRYFNVFRARARWMETHFYTPMLIEGDLHLEKHWQDVLAADYLRPEYHVGVMTAIGRRIRRNYFWILLIQSMAYGGKLAVHPAGVQSWQQVLDRADIGPFPGELVLGTGIFYVLLWGGIAWWSANTDAARARKRSSATSMG is encoded by the coding sequence ATGGCAACAGCAAAGACTGAACAGACAGCCGCCGAAAACCGCGCACCGCTGACGTCGGCCGAAATCGGCGCCCTGGCGCATTTGTACCGGGGGGAGATCTACCGCAGCACGGTCTGGCGCACCCGCCTGGACACCACCACCAACTGGTCGGTGGTCACCCTGGGCGTGGCTCTGTCGATTTCCTTTTCCTCCCCCAACGCCTCGCCGCTGCCGCTGATCCTGGTGGGGGTGCTGATCATCTTCTTCCTGATGCTGGAGGCGCGCCGCTACCGCTATTTCAACGTGTTCCGCGCCCGCGCCCGCTGGATGGAAACGCATTTCTACACCCCGATGCTGATCGAGGGCGATCTGCATCTGGAAAAGCACTGGCAGGATGTGCTGGCCGCCGACTATCTGCGCCCCGAATACCATGTCGGCGTGATGACCGCGATCGGGCGGCGGATCCGGCGCAATTACTTCTGGATCCTGCTGATCCAGTCAATGGCCTATGGCGGCAAGCTGGCGGTGCATCCCGCCGGGGTGCAATCCTGGCAGCAGGTGCTGGACCGGGCCGACATCGGCCCCTTCCCCGGCGAACTGGTGCTGGGAACCGGCATTTTCTACGTGCTGCTGTGGGGCGGTATCGCCTGGTGGAGCGCCAACACCGACGCCGCCCGCGCCCGCAAACGCAGCTCGGCGACGTCGATGGGCTGA
- the fnrL gene encoding transcriptional regulator FnrL — protein MNAPALSPARCGDCPIRHRAVCARCDADELNELDAIKYYRTYEAGQPIIWAGDVMTFVGSVVSGIATLTQTMEDGRTQMVGLLLPSDFVGRPGREGAAYDVAATTDVVMCCFRRKPFEELMERTPHIAHRLLQMTLDELDAAREWMLVLGRKTAREKIASLLSIIARRDASLTRRGATSRMVFDLPLTREAMADYLGLTLETVSRQISALKRDGVIELEGKRHVTVPDMHRLMEEAGDDSDGVFLG, from the coding sequence ATGAACGCTCCAGCATTGTCACCGGCCAGATGCGGCGACTGCCCGATCCGCCACCGCGCCGTCTGCGCGCGCTGCGACGCGGATGAGCTGAATGAGCTGGATGCGATCAAATACTACCGCACCTATGAGGCCGGCCAGCCGATCATCTGGGCCGGCGACGTGATGACCTTTGTCGGCTCGGTTGTGTCAGGCATTGCCACCTTGACCCAGACGATGGAGGACGGGCGCACCCAGATGGTGGGCCTGCTGCTGCCCAGCGATTTTGTCGGCCGGCCGGGCCGCGAAGGCGCGGCTTATGATGTGGCTGCGACCACTGATGTGGTGATGTGCTGCTTCCGCAGGAAGCCGTTTGAAGAGCTGATGGAGCGCACCCCGCATATCGCCCACCGGCTGCTGCAAATGACGCTGGACGAGCTGGACGCAGCCCGAGAGTGGATGCTGGTGCTGGGCCGCAAGACCGCGCGCGAGAAGATTGCCAGCCTGCTGTCGATCATTGCCCGCCGCGATGCCTCGCTGACACGGCGCGGCGCCACCAGCCGGATGGTGTTCGACCTGCCGCTGACCCGCGAGGCGATGGCGGATTACCTGGGCCTGACGCTGGAAACCGTCAGCCGCCAGATTTCGGCCCTGAAACGGGACGGGGTCATCGAGCTGGAAGGCAAGCGCCACGTCACGGTGCCTGATATGCACCGGCTGATGGAAGAAGCCGGCGACGACAGCGACGGCGTTTTCCTCGGCTGA